In one Deltaproteobacteria bacterium genomic region, the following are encoded:
- a CDS encoding glycine cleavage system protein H, with protein sequence MENKRQCPFIKKILVEYCTAIPFKKMIPVDQIKTDSLCLAGEYERCAVYSEAANKTSDLKRFNPEIEIVKGFIIRKNYYYHQAHTWVKLEDKNIVKIGIDDFASKLLNGINHIDLPDTGQIIRMGEPFAKVWCGNKSADIISPVNGEIVTTNNGIKRDVSCISNDPYSEGWLITSRTDNDDMRWLMHADMTAKWTAIESERLRSVIGTEIGITMTDGGEINRFLSTVESEEEWRTLVKVFLLNK encoded by the coding sequence ATGGAAAACAAAAGACAATGCCCTTTCATAAAAAAGATACTGGTAGAGTATTGCACTGCAATACCATTTAAGAAGATGATACCGGTGGATCAGATCAAAACCGATAGTTTATGCCTGGCAGGCGAGTATGAAAGATGCGCAGTATATTCAGAAGCGGCAAATAAAACGAGCGATCTTAAAAGGTTTAATCCTGAGATTGAAATAGTGAAAGGATTCATAATTAGAAAAAATTACTATTACCATCAAGCACATACATGGGTAAAGTTAGAAGATAAAAATATAGTTAAAATAGGAATAGATGATTTTGCATCTAAGCTGTTAAATGGAATTAATCATATTGATTTACCGGACACGGGGCAAATTATCAGGATGGGAGAGCCGTTTGCAAAGGTATGGTGCGGGAATAAAAGTGCAGACATTATTAGCCCGGTAAACGGAGAAATTGTTACAACAAATAATGGCATAAAAAGAGATGTGAGTTGTATAAGTAATGACCCTTATTCAGAAGGCTGGCTCATAACATCAAGGACAGATAATGATGATATGAGATGGTTAATGCATGCAGATATGACGGCAAAATGGACGGCTATAGAGTCGGAAAGGTTACGCAGTGTAATCGGTACGGAAATCGGAATAACTATGACCGATGGCGGTGAGATTAACAGGTTTTTAAGCACTGTTGAGAGCGAAGAAGAATGGCGTACGCTTGTTAAGGTGTTTTTGCTTAACAAGTAA
- a CDS encoding patatin-like phospholipase family protein gives MSRFEEIKERLKLFIEGKHAKKCGLALGGGVAWGISHIGVLEALEELGIKINAIAGTSAGSLIASLYAFDVPIKTIKQEAMKLGISDIIKLRLPRMGLSSSEGIGEIIKKIIGDVKIEDAKIPLYIPSVNLTNGQAEAFDKGSVADAVRASSSIPGIYVPLEINKHLYADGSLLADVPCEILKRNGMDFVIGVELMDEEEFMKSPTNIFEVIMKSIRIMINETRMERLRFADVIIRPGVHGIGQFEFDKAEHLIRRGKEAVSEHIEFITKSLSYNKEAQ, from the coding sequence ATGAGCAGATTTGAGGAAATAAAAGAAAGATTAAAACTTTTTATAGAGGGAAAACATGCAAAAAAGTGCGGACTCGCACTTGGCGGGGGTGTTGCATGGGGCATTTCGCACATAGGGGTATTAGAAGCACTTGAGGAACTTGGAATAAAGATCAATGCGATAGCAGGCACGTCAGCAGGAAGCCTTATTGCATCTTTGTACGCATTTGACGTCCCTATAAAAACCATAAAACAAGAGGCAATGAAACTTGGTATCTCCGATATTATAAAACTAAGGCTGCCAAGGATGGGGCTATCATCAAGTGAAGGCATAGGAGAGATCATTAAAAAAATTATTGGAGACGTAAAGATCGAGGATGCAAAGATTCCCTTATACATACCCTCGGTAAATCTGACCAATGGACAGGCAGAGGCTTTTGATAAAGGGAGCGTTGCTGATGCTGTAAGGGCGAGCAGCTCTATACCGGGTATTTATGTGCCGCTCGAAATAAATAAGCACTTATATGCCGACGGTTCATTGCTTGCGGATGTGCCTTGCGAGATTCTTAAAAGAAATGGTATGGATTTTGTTATAGGAGTTGAACTGATGGATGAGGAGGAATTCATGAAATCTCCAACGAATATTTTTGAGGTAATTATGAAGAGTATAAGAATAATGATCAATGAAACCCGGATGGAGAGGCTGAGGTTTGCCGATGTAATAATAAGACCCGGTGTTCATGGAATCGGACAGTTTGAATTTGATAAGGCAGAGCATCTTATCAGAAGGGGTAAAGAAGCTGTTTCAGAGCACATAGAGTTTATAACAAAAAGCTTGAGTTATAATAAGGAGGCACAATGA
- a CDS encoding aldehyde dehydrogenase family protein, with product MTEHIASINPSTLKPIDNVDVTTKEELLEIVQKARKAQKAWEAIGFDGRKPFFNRLSSYLLDHYEEVARFISQENGKPYLEAILAEVYPSIDVVNFYSKRAKKLLSDKKIPIRIFKFMGKKSYIMYKSVGVIGIISPWNYPFAIPFSEIIMALVAGNTVILKPSELTPLIGKKIKELLDTAGFPDGVFSIVYGDGKIGAELVKADLSKIIFTGSVATGRRIMAAAAENLIPVVLELGGKDPMIVLKDADLDMSARGAVWSGFMNSGQTCASVERVYVDESIKDRFVELVIKHTGEIRQGDKLENESTDMGPMIDHRQLSIVENHVKDAESKGAKVLTGGNRPTNLNGYFYKPTVLVNVDHSMQIMTEETFGPVLPIMGFKTEEDAIKLANDSRYALTASVWSKDIKRAEAIARQLVAGTVTINDHIMTYGIPETPWGGSKESGFGRTHSDIGLMEFVEPIHIHVDRAWIKKKPWWYPYDRKTLLFLKVMIWFTKRAKFLVS from the coding sequence ATGACAGAGCACATTGCATCTATAAATCCGTCAACACTAAAACCCATTGACAATGTTGACGTAACAACGAAGGAAGAGCTGCTGGAGATTGTTCAAAAGGCAAGAAAAGCCCAAAAGGCGTGGGAGGCTATCGGGTTTGACGGCAGGAAGCCTTTTTTTAATCGGCTTTCATCGTACCTGCTGGATCATTATGAGGAGGTTGCAAGGTTTATCTCTCAGGAAAATGGCAAACCGTATCTTGAAGCCATACTCGCAGAGGTCTATCCCTCTATAGATGTTGTAAATTTTTATTCAAAAAGGGCAAAGAAACTGCTTTCCGATAAAAAGATCCCGATCAGGATTTTCAAATTCATGGGTAAAAAAAGCTATATCATGTATAAATCAGTAGGTGTTATCGGCATTATAAGTCCATGGAATTATCCATTTGCAATACCATTTTCAGAGATCATCATGGCACTTGTTGCCGGTAATACGGTCATACTTAAACCGTCCGAACTAACACCTTTGATAGGTAAAAAGATAAAAGAGCTTCTTGATACAGCAGGATTTCCTGATGGTGTATTCTCTATTGTTTACGGGGACGGTAAGATCGGGGCAGAGCTTGTTAAGGCAGATCTGTCAAAGATCATTTTTACGGGCAGTGTAGCAACAGGCAGAAGGATCATGGCCGCTGCAGCCGAGAATCTTATTCCCGTTGTACTTGAGCTTGGAGGTAAGGATCCGATGATCGTATTAAAAGATGCCGACCTTGATATGTCTGCAAGGGGTGCTGTCTGGTCAGGGTTTATGAATTCCGGACAGACATGCGCATCTGTTGAAAGGGTTTATGTTGATGAAAGTATAAAGGATAGATTTGTTGAACTCGTAATAAAACATACTGGTGAAATAAGACAGGGTGATAAGCTTGAAAATGAAAGTACTGATATGGGTCCTATGATAGACCATAGGCAGCTATCAATCGTAGAGAATCATGTTAAGGACGCTGAATCAAAGGGTGCAAAGGTCTTAACAGGCGGGAATAGACCAACTAATCTTAATGGATATTTTTACAAGCCGACAGTGCTTGTCAATGTTGATCATTCCATGCAGATCATGACAGAAGAGACATTCGGTCCTGTGCTGCCTATTATGGGGTTTAAAACGGAAGAGGATGCCATTAAGCTTGCGAATGATTCAAGGTACGCGCTTACCGCAAGTGTCTGGTCAAAGGATATAAAAAGGGCAGAGGCAATAGCAAGACAGCTTGTTGCGGGAACAGTAACAATAAACGACCATATAATGACTTATGGTATACCTGAAACGCCATGGGGAGGCTCAAAAGAATCGGGGTTCGGCAGGACACATTCAGATATAGGGCTAATGGAGTTTGTAGAACCCATTCATATCCATGTTGACAGGGCATGGATTAAGAAGAAACCGTGGTGGTATCCTTATGATCGGAAAACATTACTATTCCTAAAAGTTATGATCTGGTTCACAAAAAGGGCTAAATTCCTGGTAAGCTAA
- a CDS encoding ABC transporter permease produces the protein MISIRLIYRIIYRNFLVWTKFLKPSLVANLGEPLIYLVLMGFGMGKLVHKVNGMRYIDFLAPGLILSSTMYAASFESTISSYTRMITQKTYESIMITPVNLSEIVAGEIIWGMIKGLISSIFFITIMGLMGLIHSWLFLLSLWIVIADGLFFSALSIIFVGIAHSYEFFNYFFTLVLTPLFLFSGIFFPINTLPHLIGKIANYTPLVPMVICVRDLNSGIFNTHTFILSSITGMISIPMAIIAYKLIRKRLIK, from the coding sequence ATGATAAGTATTAGATTGATCTATAGGATAATTTATAGGAACTTTCTGGTTTGGACAAAATTTTTAAAGCCAAGTCTTGTTGCCAATCTTGGAGAACCTTTGATTTATCTTGTTTTAATGGGTTTTGGCATGGGTAAACTTGTGCACAAGGTAAACGGAATGAGGTATATAGATTTTCTTGCGCCGGGTCTTATACTCTCATCCACAATGTATGCTGCAAGCTTTGAATCTACCATTTCAAGTTATACACGGATGATCACACAAAAAACTTATGAGTCAATAATGATTACACCCGTAAATCTATCGGAGATAGTAGCTGGAGAAATTATATGGGGTATGATAAAAGGTCTCATTAGCAGCATATTCTTTATCACGATAATGGGTTTAATGGGATTGATACACTCATGGCTGTTTCTATTATCCCTATGGATTGTAATTGCAGACGGCTTGTTCTTTTCTGCGCTATCCATTATATTTGTTGGCATTGCGCATTCGTACGAGTTTTTTAATTACTTTTTTACGCTTGTTCTGACACCTCTATTTTTATTTTCAGGTATATTCTTTCCAATAAATACACTCCCTCATTTGATAGGTAAGATTGCAAACTATACTCCTCTTGTTCCAATGGTAATCTGTGTAAGGGATCTAAACTCAGGGATTTTTAATACCCATACCTTTATACTATCATCAATCACAGGAATGATAAGTATTCCAATGGCTATTATTGCGTACAAGCTAATCCGCAAAAGGCTTATAAAGTGA
- a CDS encoding B12-binding domain-containing radical SAM protein: MKMLFIIPQFLSGGSRYTHAPQVIPYLGIAYMSAVIKQNGYEVYIIDAIAERLSKKNLMERIKEINPDVVGLTAPTQQIYDAYEIASIVKSISSRTITVIGGYHASALPEQTLKDFDSFDYLIHGEGEYALLELLNAISKNNIEQLKTIDGLAYREGDNVIVNLHNNYIDLNTLPMPDFNEFKLEIYKPFYTFISHDLRELPIMTSRGCPYDCVFCYRSGGDIVRYRDIESVIEEIKRDIDVYGVNQILFVDETFTLNMKRTSAICDRLIETGLSKRIEWGCETRVDVVNKELLVKMRRAGCRVISYGIESGAQEILDKATKGLKIEDIEKAVQWTKEADIQIYANFIIGLPYDTEETIKKTIRFSIGLDPDAASFSILTPFPGTGLIDMVKKGEGGLKIISYDWRDYGKQVGKSLELNNISRRKLEALQRKAYMRFYIRPKKFINLFKIIGLKTFIKYLLDFI; encoded by the coding sequence ATGAAGATGCTATTTATAATTCCTCAGTTTTTATCGGGCGGATCACGGTATACACATGCACCCCAAGTAATTCCTTATCTTGGTATAGCTTACATGTCTGCTGTTATTAAACAAAACGGCTATGAAGTTTATATTATAGATGCCATTGCAGAAAGACTGTCCAAAAAAAATTTAATGGAAAGAATAAAAGAGATAAACCCCGATGTCGTAGGTTTAACAGCACCAACACAACAGATATATGATGCGTATGAGATTGCGAGCATTGTTAAATCAATATCATCACGCACTATAACCGTTATTGGGGGTTATCATGCAAGCGCTTTACCGGAACAAACACTGAAGGATTTTGATAGCTTCGATTATCTTATTCACGGTGAAGGTGAGTACGCGTTATTGGAGCTATTGAATGCGATTTCCAAAAATAATATTGAGCAGTTAAAGACTATAGATGGGCTTGCATACAGGGAAGGCGATAATGTAATAGTGAATTTACATAACAATTACATTGATTTAAACACACTGCCGATGCCAGATTTTAATGAATTCAAACTGGAAATATACAAACCATTTTACACGTTCATAAGCCATGATTTAAGGGAGTTACCCATAATGACATCACGGGGATGCCCATATGATTGCGTTTTTTGCTATAGATCCGGCGGTGATATAGTAAGGTACAGGGACATAGAATCCGTGATTGAAGAGATAAAGCGAGATATCGATGTTTACGGAGTTAACCAGATCCTTTTTGTTGATGAAACATTTACATTAAATATGAAAAGGACATCTGCGATTTGCGATAGGCTTATAGAGACAGGATTAAGCAAAAGGATAGAATGGGGATGTGAGACAAGGGTAGATGTTGTTAATAAGGAATTGCTCGTAAAGATGAGGAGGGCAGGATGCAGGGTAATTTCTTATGGTATAGAATCGGGGGCTCAGGAGATACTCGATAAGGCAACAAAGGGTTTAAAGATCGAGGATATAGAGAAGGCGGTTCAATGGACAAAAGAAGCGGACATACAGATATATGCGAATTTTATTATAGGACTTCCTTATGATACCGAAGAAACAATAAAAAAGACTATTCGTTTTTCAATAGGGCTGGACCCGGACGCGGCATCTTTTTCGATTCTCACACCATTCCCCGGCACCGGATTAATAGATATGGTAAAAAAAGGGGAGGGCGGTCTTAAAATAATTTCTTATGATTGGAGAGATTACGGCAAACAGGTCGGGAAATCTCTGGAGCTTAATAATATAAGCAGGAGAAAGCTCGAGGCTCTTCAACGTAAGGCATATATGAGGTTCTATATAAGACCAAAAAAGTTTATAAATCTATTCAAAATCATCGGGCTGAAAACGTTTATTAAATATCTTTTGGATTTTATATGA
- a CDS encoding nicotinate phosphoribosyltransferase, with protein sequence MFYIASEEDIKKGRVTDVYFERANIILNAKGLSKQVSMEIRTKGLPLNMEWGIFSGIEEVIELLKDKPVDVRAIPEGSIFGAFEPVIEVEGNYTDFGIYETEILGLICQSSGIATNAARVKLAADNKPVYSFGARRTHPAIGPMVERSAYIGGCDGVASVLSASKIGIKPVGTIPHALIILVGDTIKSTVYFDELIDKNVPRLILIDTFNDEKFEAIKVAEALKDKLYAIRFDTPGSRRGNMKQLINEVKWELAIRGYKDIKIMVSGGLDENKIKEIVEVVDLFGVGTYISNSPVIDFAMDIVAIEQKPIAKRGKESGRKTLLKCKQCGSRFVSLFPSNDTRCRSCGGGLEELMKPVIKNGRVLIDMPSNTQIRNYVIEQIKNLKNIEEVK encoded by the coding sequence ATGTTTTATATAGCGAGTGAAGAAGATATAAAGAAAGGCAGGGTTACTGATGTATATTTTGAAAGAGCTAATATCATACTTAATGCAAAAGGTCTTTCAAAACAAGTATCAATGGAAATAAGAACGAAAGGCTTACCCCTTAATATGGAATGGGGTATTTTTTCGGGAATAGAAGAGGTAATAGAGCTTTTGAAAGATAAACCTGTCGACGTGAGGGCAATACCGGAAGGAAGTATTTTTGGTGCATTTGAGCCTGTTATAGAGGTAGAAGGGAATTATACAGACTTTGGTATTTACGAAACAGAAATCCTTGGTTTAATATGCCAGTCAAGCGGTATTGCCACTAATGCTGCAAGGGTTAAACTTGCTGCGGATAATAAACCCGTATATAGCTTTGGTGCAAGACGTACACATCCGGCAATAGGACCAATGGTTGAAAGAAGTGCATATATAGGCGGGTGTGATGGGGTTGCCTCCGTTTTAAGCGCCAGCAAAATAGGTATAAAACCTGTAGGTACCATACCGCATGCACTGATCATACTTGTAGGGGACACTATAAAATCAACTGTATATTTTGATGAATTAATAGACAAAAATGTTCCAAGACTCATTTTGATCGACACGTTCAATGATGAAAAGTTTGAAGCCATAAAGGTAGCAGAGGCTTTAAAAGATAAATTATACGCAATAAGATTTGACACCCCGGGCTCAAGAAGGGGTAATATGAAACAGCTTATAAATGAGGTAAAATGGGAGCTCGCGATTCGCGGCTATAAAGATATAAAGATCATGGTTAGCGGCGGGCTTGATGAAAACAAAATAAAAGAAATTGTAGAAGTTGTTGATCTGTTTGGAGTTGGCACTTATATATCAAATTCTCCCGTTATAGATTTTGCTATGGACATAGTTGCAATAGAGCAAAAGCCTATTGCCAAGAGAGGAAAGGAATCGGGGAGAAAAACACTTTTAAAATGTAAACAATGCGGTTCTCGTTTTGTTTCTCTATTTCCATCAAATGACACAAGGTGCAGGTCATGTGGTGGAGGACTTGAAGAACTCATGAAACCTGTTATAAAGAATGGCAGGGTATTGATAGACATGCCGTCCAATACACAGATAAGGAATTATGTAATAGAACAAATAAAAAATTTAAAAAATATTGAGGAGGTTAAATGA
- a CDS encoding fructose-1,6-bisphosphatase translates to MKVTISAIKADIGSIGGHIKPSRSIIDRVKEYIRSEGSGTVIDSYISYTGDDIAILMTHEQGIGSDKIHRLAWNAFKEGTEVAKEQGLYGAGQDLLKSAFSGNVKGLGPAVAEMEIEERKAEPFLFFAADKTDPGAYNLPLYLSFIDPMYCSGLILNPVLSKGFKFVIMDVEHIKADRVIELETPEEIYSIAALLRDNQRFVVEAVYSRYDGTQAASVSTTRLHNIAGTYTGKDDPIMLVRVQGNFPATGEVLSPFSIGHYVAGFMRGSHNGPLMPVKHNTPTSFFDGPPMVSCHAFSVRNGKLTESVDVFDHPFWDYIRDHVSQKALEIRRQGFSGPAMLHYSELEYGGIVETMKRLDKRFQLRKKK, encoded by the coding sequence ATGAAGGTTACGATATCAGCTATAAAGGCAGATATAGGCAGTATAGGTGGACATATTAAACCGAGCAGGAGTATAATAGACCGGGTTAAGGAGTATATCAGGTCGGAAGGCAGCGGAACTGTTATTGATTCCTACATCTCTTATACAGGGGATGATATTGCTATATTAATGACCCATGAACAGGGAATAGGCAGTGATAAGATACACAGGCTTGCTTGGAATGCATTTAAAGAAGGTACCGAAGTTGCAAAAGAACAGGGATTATACGGGGCAGGACAGGATCTATTAAAATCAGCATTTTCGGGTAATGTGAAAGGTCTTGGACCTGCTGTCGCAGAGATGGAAATAGAAGAAAGAAAGGCGGAGCCGTTCTTGTTTTTTGCGGCAGATAAAACAGATCCTGGAGCATACAATTTGCCTCTTTATCTTTCTTTTATAGACCCCATGTATTGTTCGGGACTTATACTAAATCCTGTGTTAAGCAAAGGGTTTAAATTTGTAATAATGGATGTAGAGCACATAAAGGCGGACAGAGTAATTGAACTTGAAACACCGGAAGAGATATACAGCATTGCAGCTCTCCTCAGGGACAATCAGAGGTTTGTTGTAGAAGCCGTATATTCGCGTTACGATGGTACTCAGGCTGCATCGGTTAGTACAACAAGGTTGCACAATATAGCAGGGACTTATACAGGCAAAGATGATCCAATAATGCTTGTTCGTGTGCAGGGTAATTTTCCGGCAACAGGGGAGGTGCTGTCACCTTTCAGTATAGGGCATTATGTTGCAGGTTTTATGAGAGGCAGTCATAATGGTCCTCTTATGCCTGTTAAACACAATACGCCTACATCATTTTTTGACGGGCCCCCAATGGTTTCATGCCATGCATTTTCGGTAAGAAACGGTAAGCTTACAGAGTCGGTTGATGTTTTTGATCACCCATTCTGGGATTATATAAGGGATCACGTTTCTCAAAAGGCATTAGAGATTAGGAGACAGGGTTTTTCCGGTCCGGCGATGCTGCATTACAGCGAACTTGAGTATGGCGGTATTGTTGAAACAATGAAGAGACTGGACAAGAGGTTTCAGCTTAGAAAAAAGAAGTGA
- a CDS encoding metal-sulfur cluster assembly factor, whose amino-acid sequence MATVTKEDVLNALRTVMDPEVGMDVVTLGLIRKVDIDDSNNINVDMIMTVPGCPLVDYLLMSVESKIKDIEGVGDVNVMLLDEQWTPPWADTNQETKI is encoded by the coding sequence ATGGCTACAGTAACAAAGGAAGATGTTCTTAATGCTCTCAGGACGGTTATGGATCCCGAGGTTGGAATGGATGTAGTAACGCTCGGACTTATAAGAAAAGTGGATATAGATGATAGCAATAATATCAATGTTGACATGATCATGACCGTACCGGGGTGTCCTCTAGTAGATTACCTGTTAATGAGTGTTGAATCAAAAATTAAAGATATAGAAGGTGTAGGAGATGTAAACGTAATGCTTCTTGATGAGCAGTGGACACCTCCATGGGCTGATACGAATCAAGAAACAAAAATATAA
- a CDS encoding Rrf2 family transcriptional regulator → MRISSKARYGVRAMARLYTEYDNEPVSLKAIAKIEMIDEAYLAQLLLKFKNAALITTARGKGGGYVPLKDAEDITLIDMLKAVEEEIIPLECFVNTSICPLTDNCFTKDFWYTLKQQIEEALSGITLKSILVKHTESASQKKLQSLI, encoded by the coding sequence ATGAGGATATCTTCAAAGGCAAGGTATGGCGTAAGGGCAATGGCGAGGCTGTATACCGAATACGACAATGAACCGGTATCCCTTAAAGCGATTGCAAAGATAGAAATGATAGATGAAGCTTATCTTGCACAGCTGCTGTTAAAATTCAAGAATGCAGCTTTGATAACAACAGCGAGAGGCAAAGGCGGAGGTTATGTTCCATTAAAGGATGCAGAAGATATTACTCTCATAGATATGCTAAAGGCAGTAGAAGAAGAGATTATCCCACTGGAATGCTTTGTTAATACAAGTATTTGTCCATTGACTGATAACTGTTTTACCAAGGACTTCTGGTATACTCTTAAGCAGCAAATAGAAGAGGCACTGTCTGGAATAACCCTTAAGTCCATCCTTGTAAAACATACCGAATCTGCAAGCCAAAAAAAATTACAGAGCTTGATCTAA
- a CDS encoding HAD family hydrolase, whose protein sequence is MKILFISDFDGTINKRDLSEELAVVVKQYPDLQDKISQGKIGIPEIYRRLFNHEGLSAQPLKDFYIEQAVVDEYFTSFLNFIKCYDASHVIMSDGFDTFIEGVLKKAGIDESIPIFANKITDYDNRVTIDFPYSSKECDLCGVCKLDILKAMKPYFDRVIYIGNGLSDTCAVKDADIVFAHSTLKTYCNDNKIPAFYYNDYRDIINRLKKPVKGIIFDLDGTLIDSYGPIYESFNYAMRKLNLPEYSYEAVLKTIGLPIEDVMSGIKGIEDIDSAIMLFRENYEKIYLDRTVLLKDVKETLSRLYNEGYIMAVSTNKRGESARNLMKKLGIYKYLKYVIGIGDGLKGKPYPDTVERIIKELNLEREQTVYVGDSTIDIETARNAGIDVISMATGPADFKELAQAEPDLVIDRLNKLPLFVKPMGDYRIKTDS, encoded by the coding sequence ATGAAAATACTTTTTATAAGCGATTTTGATGGAACTATAAACAAACGAGATCTTAGCGAAGAGTTGGCCGTTGTCGTTAAACAGTATCCAGACTTACAGGACAAGATTTCCCAAGGTAAAATCGGGATCCCTGAGATTTACAGGAGACTTTTTAATCATGAGGGCTTATCGGCACAACCTTTAAAGGATTTTTACATAGAGCAAGCTGTTGTTGATGAATATTTCACATCATTTCTTAACTTTATAAAGTGTTATGATGCATCACATGTGATAATGAGCGATGGGTTTGATACATTTATAGAGGGGGTTCTTAAGAAGGCAGGAATAGATGAGAGCATTCCGATTTTTGCGAATAAAATCACGGATTATGATAATAGAGTTACCATTGATTTCCCGTATTCTTCAAAAGAATGTGATCTTTGTGGTGTTTGTAAACTGGATATATTAAAGGCAATGAAACCATATTTTGACAGGGTGATTTATATTGGAAACGGCTTATCAGATACATGTGCTGTTAAAGATGCCGATATCGTTTTTGCCCATTCCACACTCAAAACATACTGTAACGATAATAAAATTCCTGCTTTTTATTACAACGACTATAGAGATATTATAAATCGCCTTAAGAAGCCTGTAAAGGGTATTATCTTCGATCTTGACGGCACTCTTATAGATTCGTACGGACCAATATATGAAAGCTTTAACTATGCAATGAGGAAACTTAATCTGCCGGAATACTCGTACGAAGCTGTTTTAAAAACTATCGGCTTACCAATAGAAGATGTAATGTCGGGCATCAAAGGTATAGAAGATATTGACAGTGCAATAATGTTATTCAGAGAGAATTATGAAAAGATATACCTGGATAGAACCGTTTTACTAAAAGATGTAAAAGAAACACTTTCGAGGCTTTACAATGAAGGTTATATAATGGCTGTTTCAACAAATAAACGCGGCGAATCCGCACGTAATCTTATGAAGAAACTTGGTATCTATAAATATCTGAAATACGTTATAGGAATAGGTGACGGTTTAAAAGGCAAACCTTATCCCGATACTGTGGAGCGCATTATTAAAGAACTTAATTTAGAAAGGGAACAGACAGTATATGTCGGAGATTCTACGATTGATATTGAGACAGCAAGAAATGCCGGTATAGATGTGATATCAATGGCAACAGGACCTGCTGATTTTAAAGAACTTGCGCAGGCAGAGCCTGATTTAGTAATAGATCGGCTGAACAAATTACCTTTATTTGTTAAACCTATGGGTGATTATCGCATTAAGACTGACAGTTAA
- a CDS encoding glycosyltransferase family 9 protein, translating into MKILIARTDRIGDLVLSTPVFEALKKHIPQSYIIVMAKKDVINILNGNPFIDEMITYSPSGVHKGLKGTLELADTLREKGINIAVELFMSFYPALAISLAGIKMRIGPGSRIYSPMLLTHVIKQERKQSKHNEALYNLMLLKPLGIEDINIKPRIYLSDNKDSCEKFLLNNGLKPFGYVVVHPGMGGSAKNWSAVNYASLIGAITRHLKLQVLITGSKADLPIVKTIMGLLKPDQYIKNMCCVLSLEQLKTIIFFSKAVVGPSTGPMHIAAALYKPTIALFSPLKAQSKVRWAPYLLDNVSILSPNVVCDKNHCYNKCIHYDCMNIIKVQDVIKYLEGVIEIQ; encoded by the coding sequence ATGAAAATTCTTATAGCAAGGACAGATAGAATTGGGGATCTGGTACTTTCAACCCCTGTTTTTGAGGCATTAAAGAAACATATACCTCAATCATACATCATTGTTATGGCAAAAAAAGATGTAATAAACATATTAAATGGAAATCCTTTTATTGATGAGATGATAACGTACAGCCCTTCCGGTGTGCACAAAGGCTTAAAAGGAACATTGGAACTTGCCGACACACTAAGAGAGAAAGGGATAAACATAGCAGTTGAATTATTTATGTCGTTTTATCCTGCACTTGCAATAAGTCTTGCGGGGATAAAAATGCGAATAGGCCCTGGTTCAAGGATTTACTCTCCAATGCTTTTAACGCATGTTATAAAACAGGAACGAAAACAGTCTAAACACAATGAAGCATTGTATAACCTTATGTTATTAAAACCGCTTGGAATTGAAGACATAAATATAAAACCGCGCATTTATCTGTCCGATAATAAAGATAGCTGCGAAAAGTTTCTTTTGAATAATGGTTTGAAGCCCTTTGGTTATGTTGTTGTCCATCCCGGTATGGGTGGTTCTGCAAAAAACTGGAGTGCTGTTAATTATGCATCTTTAATTGGTGCAATAACAAGACATTTGAAATTACAGGTACTTATAACAGGAAGTAAGGCTGATTTACCTATCGTAAAGACTATTATGGGGCTGCTTAAACCGGATCAATATATAAAAAATATGTGTTGTGTTTTATCATTGGAACAATTAAAAACAATCATTTTTTTCTCTAAAGCCGTTGTTGGGCCGTCAACAGGTCCTATGCATATAGCAGCAGCACTTTATAAACCTACCATAGCTCTTTTTTCACCATTGAAGGCTCAATCAAAAGTACGATGGGCGCCGTATTTACTTGATAATGTTTCAATATTAAGCCCTAATGTTGTATGTGATAAAAATCATTGTTATAATAAATGTATACATTATGATTGTATGAATATAATAAAGGTACAGGATGTTATCAAATATCTGGAGGGTGTGATTGAAATTCAGTAG